The following proteins are co-located in the Onychomys torridus chromosome 6, mOncTor1.1, whole genome shotgun sequence genome:
- the LOC118586086 gene encoding protein S100-A4 → MAYPLEEALDRMVSTFHKYSGKEGDKFKLNKSELKELLTRELPSFLGKRTDEAGFQKLMSNLDSNRDNEIDFQEYCIFLSCIAMMCNEFFEGFPDKQPRKK, encoded by the exons ATGGCATACCCCTTGGAAGAGGCTCTGGATAGGATGGTGTCTACCTTCCACAAATACTCAGGCAAAGAGGGTGATAAGTTCAAGCTCAACAAGTCAGAGTTGAAGGAGCTGCTGACCAGGGAGCTGCCTAGCTTCCTGGGG AAAAGGACAGATGAAGCTGGATTCCAGAAGCTGATGAGCAACTTGGACAGCAACAGGGATAATGAAATAGACTTCCAGGAATACTGCATCTTCCTGTCCTGCATCGCCATGATGTGCAATGAATTCTTTGAAGGCTTCCCAGATAAACAACCCCGCAAGAAGTGA